The proteins below are encoded in one region of Nitrospira sp.:
- a CDS encoding arylesterase — MQPPLPVILCFGDSLTAGFQSPTPSNPMGQETPYGDWLQELLGTRGTVRVSGICGEVTGEMVLRFSRDVIERKPVVVAILGGTNDLGLNAQPAEIMRNLSTMYARAGSAGVVPIPITVPSIRVDPSGASPEAKAWIEDHLARRRQLNRLILEYATTRKLPFLDLFEATADATTQMLTARYSNDGLHLSTEGYRVFGSLLYERVFAPRLDELVPRSRT, encoded by the coding sequence ATGCAACCACCTCTGCCCGTCATTCTCTGCTTCGGCGACAGCCTCACGGCGGGATTTCAATCCCCCACACCCAGCAATCCCATGGGTCAAGAGACTCCTTATGGGGACTGGCTCCAAGAACTCTTGGGCACGCGCGGGACGGTTCGAGTGAGCGGAATCTGCGGCGAGGTCACCGGCGAGATGGTCCTCCGGTTCTCCCGGGACGTGATCGAGCGCAAGCCCGTAGTGGTTGCCATCCTAGGAGGAACGAACGATTTAGGCTTGAATGCTCAACCAGCTGAAATCATGAGGAATCTTTCAACCATGTACGCGCGGGCGGGATCGGCAGGGGTTGTCCCCATTCCGATTACGGTGCCCTCAATACGGGTCGACCCAAGCGGAGCATCCCCGGAGGCAAAGGCCTGGATCGAGGACCATCTGGCACGGAGGCGCCAGCTCAACCGATTGATTCTGGAGTACGCAACGACGAGAAAACTTCCGTTCTTGGACTTGTTTGAAGCCACAGCCGATGCGACGACGCAGATGCTGACAGCACGGTATTCGAATGATGGCCTGCATCTATCGACCGAAGGCTACCGAGTCTTCGGTTCGTTACTGTACGAACGCGTGTTTGCCCCCCGGCTCGATGAGCTTGTACCACGGTCTCGTACGTGA
- the trx gene encoding thioredoxin has product MIPDVTDSDFERIVECSSIPALVEFWQPGCGHCRALLTQLERLQDELEGRVLITKLNVQEHRQVAAELEITSLPALALYTAGRFQRFIGGIGTKEAIRQQLEAWL; this is encoded by the coding sequence ATGATCCCAGATGTCACCGACTCTGATTTTGAACGGATTGTGGAATGCTCGTCCATTCCCGCACTTGTTGAATTCTGGCAACCCGGTTGCGGGCACTGCAGGGCTTTGCTCACGCAATTGGAGCGCCTCCAGGATGAACTCGAGGGCCGCGTTCTGATTACGAAGCTCAATGTGCAGGAACATCGACAGGTGGCTGCCGAATTGGAGATTACGTCCTTACCGGCGCTGGCGCTGTATACGGCTGGGAGGTTTCAGCGCTTTATCGGCGGGATCGGAACAAAAGAGGCCATTCGTCAGCAACTCGAAGCCTGGCTTTGA
- the zwf gene encoding glucose-6-phosphate 1-dehydrogenase: MSSNMERVRVTAANEIAPPVDACTVVIFGGSGDLARRRLIPALYNLLLDGLLPQRYAVIGLGRKAMTDEDFRRTAKEGIERHSRQPLVEASWETFSQRIFYVKGDNDDTQTYTRLKARAEQVEQELGLPGNRIFYLSIPPSSFAPVCEGLDQAGLVVKPLSSEPYSRIIVEKPVGRDLESAKDINAVTGRVFDESQIFRIDHYLGKETVQNLMVVRFGNSLFEPIWNHKYIDHVQITVSEAEGVGTRATYYEEAGALRDMVQNHLLQLLCLVAMEPPYSLDPDVVRNEKMEVLRCLRPIRGKEVERFTVRAQYAEGMAHDQRVPGYRREQGVNPNSTTETYVAVKAHVENWRWSGVPFYLRTGKALPKRASEVAVQFKEIPHILFNANPSQPLSPNVLILRIQPEEGLAMRIISRVPGTRAQTHPVEMNFKYSEAFGRPSPEAYERLLLDVMMGDASRFMRRDAVEASWAWITDILDGWSHQGNRWLPEYQAGTWGPVEADRMIQNDGRAWREV; the protein is encoded by the coding sequence ATGTCATCGAACATGGAACGGGTTCGAGTTACTGCGGCGAATGAAATCGCCCCACCGGTGGATGCTTGTACTGTGGTCATTTTTGGCGGATCAGGCGATCTGGCCCGCCGCAGGCTGATCCCCGCACTATACAATTTGCTGCTCGATGGATTGTTGCCGCAACGCTACGCGGTGATCGGCCTGGGGCGCAAGGCGATGACTGACGAGGATTTTCGTCGGACGGCCAAGGAGGGAATCGAACGGCACTCCCGGCAGCCGCTGGTGGAGGCTTCGTGGGAGACGTTCTCGCAGCGAATTTTCTACGTGAAGGGGGATAACGACGACACGCAAACGTACACTCGCTTGAAAGCCCGGGCAGAACAGGTCGAACAGGAGTTGGGGCTACCCGGCAATCGGATCTTCTATCTGAGTATTCCGCCCAGTTCCTTCGCACCGGTTTGCGAAGGTCTGGATCAAGCTGGCCTGGTCGTCAAGCCCTTGTCGTCAGAACCCTATTCTCGCATCATCGTGGAGAAACCCGTCGGTCGCGACCTCGAGTCCGCCAAGGACATCAATGCCGTGACGGGACGCGTGTTCGACGAATCGCAAATTTTTCGGATCGATCACTATCTCGGCAAGGAGACCGTGCAGAATCTGATGGTGGTGCGATTTGGGAACAGCCTGTTCGAACCGATTTGGAATCACAAATACATCGATCACGTTCAAATCACGGTGAGTGAGGCCGAAGGGGTCGGGACCAGAGCGACGTATTATGAGGAAGCGGGCGCCCTTCGGGACATGGTTCAGAACCACCTGCTCCAATTGCTCTGTCTCGTGGCGATGGAGCCACCCTACTCACTCGATCCAGACGTGGTGCGAAACGAGAAGATGGAAGTCCTGCGATGTCTCCGTCCGATTCGAGGAAAGGAAGTCGAGCGATTCACGGTCCGTGCGCAGTATGCCGAAGGCATGGCGCATGACCAACGTGTGCCGGGATATCGTCGCGAGCAAGGGGTGAATCCGAATTCCACGACCGAAACGTACGTGGCTGTGAAAGCCCATGTGGAGAACTGGCGCTGGTCCGGCGTGCCGTTTTACCTACGCACCGGAAAGGCGTTACCCAAGCGCGCGAGTGAAGTGGCCGTTCAGTTCAAGGAGATTCCACACATTTTGTTCAACGCCAATCCTTCGCAACCCCTTTCGCCCAATGTCCTGATCCTGCGCATTCAGCCCGAAGAGGGATTGGCCATGCGGATCATTTCCCGCGTGCCGGGCACGCGCGCTCAAACCCATCCCGTCGAGATGAACTTTAAGTACAGCGAGGCGTTCGGGCGGCCGTCGCCGGAAGCGTACGAACGTCTCCTTCTCGACGTGATGATGGGCGATGCGTCTCGCTTCATGCGGCGGGATGCCGTCGAGGCCTCCTGGGCCTGGATCACGGATATTCTTGACGGCTGGTCCCATCAGGGCAATCGCTGGCTGCCTGAATACCAGGCCGGAACGTGGGGTCCCGTCGAGGCGGATCGTATGATTCAAAACGATGGCCGCGCGTGGCGAGAAGTCTGA
- a CDS encoding 6-phosphogluconate dehydrogenase, whose protein sequence is MDIGFVGLGKMGMNMVTRLRRDNHRVVVYDRAPELVKQAEGQGCVGATSLADLVGKLTAPRAVWIMVPSGSPTEETIKSVAELLQRGDVIVDGGNTRFHDDVRRASELAPKGIEYVDAGTSGGVWGLKIGYCLMIGGDAAVVKRLAPVFTTLAPVDGWAHFGGVGAGHYVKMVHNGIEYSMMQGYAEGFELMAKSNYNLDLGRIADVWMHGSVIRSWLLELAASALKDDPKLESLKGYVQDSGEGRWMVQDAIDKDVPVPTLTTALFTRFRSRQEVSFAEKLLAALRNAFGGHSVRR, encoded by the coding sequence ATGGATATCGGTTTTGTCGGTCTCGGTAAGATGGGCATGAATATGGTCACGCGGCTACGGCGTGACAATCATCGCGTGGTCGTCTACGACCGGGCGCCCGAGCTTGTGAAGCAGGCCGAAGGCCAGGGGTGCGTCGGCGCCACTTCGCTGGCGGACCTTGTCGGCAAGCTCACGGCTCCTCGTGCGGTGTGGATCATGGTCCCGTCCGGATCTCCGACAGAGGAGACCATCAAGTCGGTTGCGGAACTTCTTCAACGGGGAGACGTGATTGTCGACGGGGGGAATACGCGATTCCACGACGATGTTCGGCGAGCGAGTGAACTCGCACCCAAGGGCATCGAGTACGTCGATGCAGGGACGAGCGGAGGTGTATGGGGACTCAAGATCGGGTATTGCCTCATGATCGGCGGCGATGCGGCCGTCGTGAAGCGACTGGCGCCGGTCTTTACGACACTCGCGCCGGTCGACGGGTGGGCGCACTTCGGCGGTGTGGGTGCCGGGCATTACGTCAAGATGGTTCACAACGGGATCGAATACAGCATGATGCAGGGCTATGCCGAAGGGTTTGAGTTGATGGCTAAGAGCAACTATAACCTGGACTTGGGACGCATCGCCGATGTCTGGATGCATGGCAGCGTCATCCGTTCGTGGTTGCTCGAATTGGCCGCCAGCGCGCTGAAGGACGATCCAAAGCTGGAGTCGCTCAAAGGCTACGTCCAGGATTCGGGCGAAGGTCGCTGGATGGTCCAGGATGCGATCGACAAGGATGTGCCCGTGCCCACGCTGACCACGGCTCTATTTACACGGTTTCGTTCTCGGCAGGAGGTCTCGTTTGCAGAAAAGCTATTGGCTGCGCTACGGAACGCCTTCGGTGGTCATTCGGTTCGTCGATAA
- a CDS encoding threonine aldolase — MIVDLRSDTVTMPSPAMREAMARAPVGDDVYGEDPTVNALQEKAAALVGKAHALFVPSGTMANQLAIRVQTNPGDEVIVDSRAHIVRYEQGAAAALSGVQLHMVPTERGLLSPEQVEAAIRPRDPYTLPTGLICLENTHNSGGGSVYSLTAIERIRALAEAQAIPMHLDGARLFNAVVAMGVPATAYTQHFETVSFCLSKGLGAPVGSIVATNDEDVARQLWRFRRMYGGAMRQAGILAAAGLYALEHNIGRLKDDHDHAKLLARALRGIPTVRVDLGRVETNIVIFELVESSRSAAKVVEALKAGGVLINAVGPSTFRAVTHLDITESDVERAAVVFQRVLSALR, encoded by the coding sequence ATGATCGTTGATCTACGCAGTGACACCGTGACAATGCCCTCGCCTGCGATGCGAGAAGCCATGGCACGCGCGCCGGTCGGCGACGATGTGTACGGGGAGGATCCGACGGTCAACGCGTTGCAGGAGAAAGCCGCGGCTCTTGTCGGGAAGGCGCATGCGCTCTTCGTCCCGTCCGGCACGATGGCGAATCAGTTGGCGATTCGCGTGCAGACGAACCCAGGGGACGAGGTCATCGTCGATAGTCGCGCCCACATCGTCCGCTACGAGCAGGGCGCGGCGGCGGCCTTGTCGGGCGTGCAATTACACATGGTGCCCACCGAACGGGGTCTGCTCAGTCCGGAACAAGTGGAAGCGGCGATTCGGCCCCGCGATCCCTACACCCTGCCGACCGGCCTTATCTGTTTGGAAAACACGCACAACAGCGGAGGAGGCTCGGTCTATTCGCTGACCGCCATCGAGCGTATTCGTGCGCTTGCAGAGGCGCAAGCCATCCCCATGCACCTCGACGGGGCTCGACTGTTCAATGCCGTGGTCGCGATGGGCGTGCCGGCGACAGCGTACACCCAGCATTTCGAAACGGTCTCCTTCTGTCTGTCGAAGGGACTTGGCGCGCCGGTGGGATCAATCGTGGCCACGAACGACGAGGATGTGGCGAGACAACTGTGGCGCTTCCGACGGATGTACGGCGGGGCCATGCGCCAAGCCGGGATTTTGGCAGCGGCGGGCCTGTACGCGCTGGAGCACAATATCGGACGCCTGAAGGACGATCACGACCATGCCAAGTTACTCGCGCGCGCCCTGCGGGGGATTCCGACCGTCCGAGTGGACTTGGGCCGTGTCGAAACAAATATCGTAATCTTCGAGCTCGTGGAATCGTCCCGTTCTGCTGCCAAAGTGGTCGAGGCGCTGAAAGCCGGCGGTGTGCTCATCAATGCGGTGGGGCCCTCAACCTTTCGTGCCGTCACGCATTTGGATATCACGGAGTCGGATGTCGAACGTGCCGCCGTTGTCTTCCAGCGGGTGCTGAGCGCGTTGCGTTGA
- the proA gene encoding gamma-glutamyl phosphate reductase, which translates to MVEVPIKMYMANLLKQLRSVVRPLAALSGPTKDRALTALADALEDQSEEFLAANREDVLAVGKSLEGEKDKDRVKSAVARVRIEPENVAELAAQLRSIVHLPNPVGELVDQQERPNGLLVTHMRVPHGLIGVLSELNPVRSLPILAMCFKAGNVTIFRGVPEWTNTHRFIATLIRSALESVDAPAGAITLVERPEKDAALEIMRASRHLVDALIVRGGPGLRKTAIETSRLPILCHDGGICHGYIDAEADLAMAQNLIVNAKAQKPDEPTSVDTVLVHNSIARQFLPAIVRRMLDEFQVDVYGCPKTVAMIAPQPLPGYRNLMPAQDEHWSAQFFGPTLAVRMVDSMEEALSHIGQFGQGHTAFMCTRDYGRALRFTREVDASAVLINASPRLHAGDAFGLGSDVGLSSARVAVRGPIGLEALTSLKYVAYGTGQLRHPHPTPVTYEDAIMLKMF; encoded by the coding sequence ATGGTTGAAGTTCCTATTAAGATGTACATGGCCAACCTATTGAAACAATTACGATCGGTTGTCCGTCCACTTGCGGCACTCTCCGGGCCGACAAAAGATCGAGCGTTAACTGCCCTTGCTGACGCGCTCGAAGACCAATCAGAAGAATTCCTGGCCGCGAATCGGGAAGATGTGTTGGCCGTCGGGAAATCATTGGAAGGAGAGAAAGACAAGGATCGGGTCAAGTCCGCAGTCGCCCGCGTGCGCATCGAACCAGAGAACGTGGCAGAGCTTGCCGCACAGCTTCGAAGCATCGTCCACCTCCCCAACCCGGTGGGAGAACTCGTCGATCAACAGGAACGGCCGAACGGTCTCTTGGTCACCCACATGCGCGTTCCTCACGGCTTGATCGGTGTACTGTCGGAACTCAATCCGGTCCGGAGTCTCCCAATTCTGGCCATGTGCTTCAAAGCCGGCAACGTGACGATCTTTCGCGGCGTACCCGAATGGACGAACACACATCGGTTTATCGCGACGCTCATTCGTTCGGCCTTGGAGAGCGTCGATGCGCCCGCGGGAGCCATCACTCTGGTCGAACGACCGGAAAAGGATGCGGCATTGGAAATCATGCGCGCGTCCCGACACCTGGTCGATGCCCTCATCGTCCGGGGTGGTCCGGGCCTCAGAAAGACCGCCATCGAAACATCGAGACTGCCGATCCTGTGCCACGACGGTGGCATCTGTCATGGCTACATTGATGCGGAGGCGGATCTGGCCATGGCTCAAAATCTCATTGTGAACGCCAAGGCACAAAAGCCGGACGAACCGACCTCCGTCGACACCGTGCTGGTTCACAACAGCATCGCTCGCCAGTTCTTGCCGGCGATAGTCCGACGCATGCTCGATGAATTCCAGGTGGACGTCTATGGGTGTCCGAAGACCGTGGCAATGATCGCCCCGCAACCCCTGCCTGGATACCGAAATTTGATGCCCGCCCAAGACGAGCATTGGAGCGCGCAATTTTTCGGGCCGACACTGGCTGTCAGGATGGTCGACAGCATGGAGGAGGCTTTGTCGCATATCGGACAGTTCGGGCAGGGGCACACGGCCTTCATGTGTACGCGCGACTATGGCCGTGCCTTGCGTTTCACCCGCGAAGTGGACGCGAGCGCGGTCCTGATCAATGCGTCCCCGCGTTTGCATGCCGGCGATGCCTTCGGACTCGGTAGCGACGTCGGATTGAGCAGCGCGAGAGTCGCCGTCCGAGGTCCCATCGGACTCGAGGCCTTGACGTCGCTGAAATACGTCGCTTATGGAACCGGACAATTGCGCCACCCGCATCCGACGCCGGTCACCTACGAAGACGCCATCATGTTGAAAATGTTTTGA
- the yuxK gene encoding hypothetical protein, whose product MHWELESGVQEWSKHERVIVFDGICNWCNAWVTFVLTRDHEAKFKFAPLQSDAAQRLLRHLRLPTKDFDTFLFVERRHVYGGSTAALRVVRQLPGLWPILYVFVVIPRPIRDALYRVIARSRYAWMGKAETCRVSAPDEMNRFL is encoded by the coding sequence ATGCATTGGGAACTTGAGTCAGGAGTCCAAGAGTGGTCGAAGCACGAACGTGTCATCGTATTTGACGGCATCTGTAATTGGTGCAACGCATGGGTGACGTTCGTGCTGACCCGCGACCATGAAGCAAAATTCAAGTTCGCCCCTCTCCAATCCGATGCGGCGCAGCGATTGCTCCGACATCTGCGTCTCCCCACCAAGGATTTTGACACCTTTCTTTTTGTCGAACGCCGGCATGTCTACGGTGGTTCCACGGCAGCCCTGAGGGTGGTGCGGCAACTGCCGGGGTTATGGCCCATCTTATATGTATTCGTGGTGATCCCACGTCCCATTCGCGATGCGCTGTACCGTGTGATCGCCCGCTCTCGCTATGCGTGGATGGGGAAAGCCGAGACCTGCCGTGTTTCTGCGCCGGACGAAATGAATCGTTTCCTTTGA
- a CDS encoding tRNA-specific adenosine deaminase, translating to MKPFIGEMTSVTDEVLNVIAHLPTTSLPSCTDDAFFKKLTDKDFMRIAVLLARKGHSEGGCPIGGVVIHNATRRILGKGHNTLVQENHPYNHGETSAMRDAGRQDFSQATMFTTLSPCDICATLIVMRQFSRVVVGDITNATGNETVLRQNGIRVDILEDADGVALYAQYRRENPDLDLEDWKGLAAVRAKAASKAASKASPG from the coding sequence ATGAAACCATTCATTGGCGAAATGACCTCCGTGACGGACGAGGTCCTGAATGTGATCGCGCATCTTCCGACCACGAGTTTGCCATCATGTACCGACGACGCATTTTTTAAAAAACTGACCGACAAAGATTTCATGCGGATCGCCGTGCTATTGGCACGAAAGGGCCACAGCGAGGGAGGGTGTCCCATTGGTGGCGTCGTCATTCATAACGCCACCCGGCGTATTCTTGGCAAGGGGCATAACACACTCGTTCAGGAGAATCACCCCTACAATCATGGTGAGACATCCGCCATGCGAGACGCAGGAAGGCAGGACTTCAGTCAGGCAACGATGTTCACGACGCTGAGTCCGTGCGACATCTGTGCCACCCTGATTGTAATGCGGCAATTTAGTCGGGTTGTGGTGGGCGACATCACGAATGCGACCGGAAATGAAACGGTACTTCGCCAAAATGGGATTCGGGTGGACATCTTGGAGGATGCCGACGGTGTCGCACTGTACGCACAGTATCGGAGGGAGAATCCCGATCTCGACCTTGAGGACTGGAAAGGCCTCGCGGCCGTGCGAGCCAAAGCTGCCTCCAAAGCTGCCTCCAAAGCATCGCCGGGTTGA
- a CDS encoding alcohol dehydrogenase, whose protein sequence is MAKMTAVQLSKPGEEWELVEREIPDPGPGMVRIRVEACGICHSDVFVKDGLWPGLQYPRVPGHEVAGHIDAVGPNVAQWTVGARVGVGWHGGHCGHCDRCLRGDFLTCRVAKISGITVDGGWGEYMVAPANVVAAIPEGIALIEAAPLLCAGITTFNSLRNSGAKPGDLVAVHGIGGLGHLGIQYANKMGFSTIAVNRGSDKETLARKLGAHHYIDATAVDPAEELQRLGGARVILATAPDATSISSLVNGLGVNGRLLVVAAPGEPLSVNVLTLIGKRASVQGWPSGTAKDSEDAVRFSTMTGIRPMIEPYPLAKAAEAYRQMLSGKARFRVVLRMGS, encoded by the coding sequence ATGGCCAAGATGACTGCCGTGCAATTGTCCAAGCCTGGCGAGGAATGGGAGCTCGTTGAACGTGAAATACCCGACCCTGGGCCTGGAATGGTCCGCATCAGGGTCGAGGCCTGTGGGATCTGCCACAGCGACGTGTTCGTGAAGGATGGACTGTGGCCGGGCTTGCAATACCCCCGGGTGCCGGGCCACGAAGTGGCAGGCCACATCGATGCGGTCGGTCCGAATGTCGCACAGTGGACGGTGGGGGCGCGAGTGGGTGTGGGCTGGCACGGCGGGCACTGTGGCCACTGCGACCGCTGCCTGCGCGGTGACTTTCTGACGTGCCGCGTCGCAAAGATTTCCGGTATCACTGTCGACGGCGGATGGGGGGAATATATGGTGGCACCCGCCAATGTCGTGGCGGCCATACCGGAGGGAATTGCGCTCATCGAAGCGGCACCGTTACTCTGTGCCGGCATCACCACGTTCAACAGCCTGCGGAACAGTGGGGCCAAGCCAGGGGACCTCGTCGCCGTGCATGGGATAGGCGGGCTTGGGCACCTCGGCATCCAATACGCGAATAAGATGGGCTTCTCTACGATTGCGGTCAACCGCGGATCGGACAAGGAAACGTTGGCGCGCAAACTGGGAGCACACCACTATATCGATGCGACCGCGGTGGATCCGGCCGAAGAACTCCAGCGTCTGGGAGGTGCACGAGTGATTCTCGCTACCGCCCCTGATGCCACGTCCATCTCATCCCTCGTGAACGGACTTGGAGTCAATGGCAGATTGCTGGTGGTAGCAGCACCGGGCGAACCGCTCTCGGTCAATGTCCTTACGTTGATCGGCAAACGGGCCTCGGTGCAAGGGTGGCCGTCAGGCACAGCGAAGGATTCGGAGGACGCCGTCCGATTCAGTACCATGACGGGCATACGGCCGATGATCGAGCCCTATCCGCTGGCAAAAGCCGCAGAGGCATATCGGCAGATGTTGAGTGGAAAAGCGCGGTTTCGAGTGGTATTGCGGATGGGGAGCTGA
- a CDS encoding ferritin: MANEGYHERFEDLSEATRDMHRAITSLMEELEAVDWYNQRVDACTDAELKDILAHNRDEEKEHASMVLEWIRRKDATFSDHLKEYLFTKKSIAHE, translated from the coding sequence ATGGCCAACGAGGGTTACCACGAACGATTTGAAGACCTTTCGGAAGCAACACGGGATATGCACCGTGCCATCACGTCGCTCATGGAAGAATTGGAAGCGGTCGATTGGTACAACCAGCGGGTGGACGCTTGCACGGATGCCGAGCTGAAGGACATCCTCGCGCACAATCGAGACGAAGAGAAAGAGCATGCCTCGATGGTGCTCGAATGGATTCGCCGAAAAGATGCCACCTTTTCAGATCATCTGAAGGAGTATCTCTTTACCAAGAAGTCCATTGCGCACGAGTGA
- a CDS encoding AraC family transcriptional regulator, producing MDVLSEVLRAVKLDGAVFFNGEFSAPWCMREPDSGTMASFLLAPTKHVIIFHLITEGQAHARVEQDDRPLPLVAGDIVMFPRGDAHLMGNGPPVMPVDSTQEIRQVLAERRMLSRFGGGGELTKVICGYMTCDRRLSQVFLAGLPSIIKLNIRDHGSGQWLQDTFRYSVDHAEASGPGGAAVVAKLSEVLFVETLRRYIAQLPATQIGWLAGVRDPEVGSALASLHRDPARPWTIAMLAEAVGVSRSVLAERFRHYLADTPIGYLTRWRLQLAAQLLSSTSKSVVEVAGEVGYESEPSFNRAFKREFGLPPARFRSQARGGRSHAQEPTPVGRTVGMPT from the coding sequence ATGGATGTGCTGTCCGAGGTGCTGAGGGCCGTGAAACTCGACGGCGCCGTGTTCTTCAATGGCGAATTCTCCGCCCCGTGGTGCATGCGAGAACCGGACAGCGGTACCATGGCGTCGTTTCTGTTGGCCCCGACCAAGCATGTCATCATCTTTCATTTGATCACCGAAGGACAGGCTCACGCGCGCGTTGAGCAGGATGATCGTCCGTTGCCGCTCGTGGCCGGTGACATTGTCATGTTCCCGCGCGGGGATGCGCATCTCATGGGAAATGGCCCTCCGGTCATGCCGGTGGACAGCACCCAAGAAATCCGACAGGTGCTGGCCGAACGAAGAATGTTGTCGCGATTCGGAGGTGGGGGGGAACTCACGAAAGTGATTTGCGGCTACATGACCTGTGACCGTCGATTGAGTCAGGTGTTTTTGGCCGGCTTGCCGTCCATCATCAAGCTCAACATCCGCGATCACGGCTCCGGGCAATGGTTGCAGGACACGTTTCGGTACTCAGTCGACCATGCCGAAGCCTCAGGCCCCGGTGGCGCGGCGGTGGTGGCCAAACTCTCGGAGGTCCTCTTCGTGGAAACGTTGCGTCGGTACATTGCGCAATTGCCGGCCACGCAAATCGGATGGTTGGCCGGTGTGCGCGATCCCGAGGTCGGAAGCGCCCTCGCCAGCCTGCATCGAGACCCGGCTCGGCCATGGACGATTGCCATGCTGGCAGAGGCTGTCGGCGTCTCACGCTCGGTGCTCGCCGAGCGATTCCGACATTATCTCGCGGACACGCCGATCGGCTATCTGACGCGATGGCGGCTGCAACTTGCCGCTCAATTGTTGTCCTCCACATCCAAGAGCGTCGTTGAAGTGGCCGGAGAGGTCGGCTACGAGTCCGAGCCTTCGTTCAATCGGGCCTTCAAGCGCGAATTCGGGCTGCCACCAGCTCGATTCCGGAGCCAAGCCAGAGGGGGGCGCAGTCACGCTCAGGAGCCTACTCCTGTCGGTCGTACGGTGGGTATGCCAACATGA
- a CDS encoding methyltransferase — MTMSMNQADTPHTAPPHAQLVHMATAHWASHVLYVTAKLGLADRLSGGKKRADELAAATHTHAAALGRLLRTLGHLGVVTEDDAGAFTLTPFGEALKTGAPGAARAAILTLANPWMIGGWGHLLESVQTGKPGFDLALGMPFFDWLGQHPEEVSLFSQTMVSFHGAEPAAVATAYDFSGLGTIVDIGGATGNLLTTILAKYPKSRGILYDLPHVVRDAPTLIQERKLTDRVTIEAGSFFERVPNGGDAYLLSHIIHDWSEAQCLTIFGHCRRAMPPASRLLIIEMVLPEGNAPHPGKMLDMMMLVGPGGQERTAEEYGSLLKKGGFRLTRVVPTDTPVSVVEAVPA; from the coding sequence ATGACCATGTCTATGAATCAAGCCGACACGCCCCACACCGCACCGCCGCATGCGCAGCTTGTGCACATGGCCACCGCGCATTGGGCCTCTCATGTCTTGTATGTCACGGCAAAGTTAGGTTTAGCCGACCGGCTGTCTGGTGGAAAGAAGCGAGCCGACGAGCTTGCAGCGGCCACGCACACGCATGCCGCTGCGTTGGGACGCCTCCTTCGAACGTTGGGACACCTCGGAGTGGTGACCGAAGATGACGCGGGCGCGTTCACGCTGACCCCTTTCGGCGAGGCGCTCAAGACCGGTGCACCGGGTGCCGCGCGCGCAGCGATTCTGACGCTGGCTAATCCCTGGATGATTGGTGGATGGGGTCATTTGCTCGAGTCGGTTCAAACCGGCAAACCTGGATTCGATCTCGCCTTGGGCATGCCTTTTTTTGATTGGCTTGGACAACACCCCGAGGAAGTGTCGCTGTTCAGCCAGACGATGGTCAGTTTCCACGGTGCCGAACCGGCCGCCGTGGCAACGGCCTACGATTTCTCCGGACTCGGCACGATCGTGGACATCGGCGGTGCGACGGGCAACTTGCTCACGACGATCCTCGCGAAGTATCCGAAGTCACGGGGGATCCTCTACGATCTTCCCCACGTCGTGCGAGACGCGCCGACGTTGATTCAGGAGCGAAAGCTCACCGACCGTGTGACGATCGAGGCCGGGAGCTTCTTCGAGCGCGTCCCCAATGGTGGGGACGCCTACCTGCTCTCGCACATCATTCACGACTGGAGTGAAGCCCAGTGCCTCACCATCTTCGGTCACTGCCGACGTGCGATGCCGCCGGCCAGCCGTCTGTTGATTATCGAGATGGTGTTGCCGGAGGGGAATGCACCTCATCCAGGAAAAATGCTCGACATGATGATGCTGGTGGGTCCTGGAGGACAGGAGCGCACGGCGGAAGAATACGGGAGCCTCTTGAAAAAGGGCGGCTTTCGTCTGACGCGCGTGGTCCCCACTGACACTCCCGTGAGCGTCGTCGAAGCCGTCCCTGCCTAG